Genomic segment of Xanthobacter dioxanivorans:
GGCGATGCGGCGGTGCCCGGCGGCGATCATCGCCCCGGTCAGCGCATGGGTTGCGGCCGCATTGTCCACGCACACCGCCGCGCGGGCGTCCGCGGCCGGCTCATTGTGGATGAGCACGTAGGCGATGCCCTCGGCGTCGAGCAAGTCGAGGGTGGGATTGTGATCGGCGTCGGCGACGGTGAGGAGCAGCCCGGCCACGTTCTGCGCCACCAGCGTTTCCACCAGCTCCGCCTCGCGGCCGGGCTCGTAGTCCGTGGCGGTAAGCAGCAGGGTATGGCCGCGCCGCCGCGCCTCGCCCTCCATGCCGGCGACGGAGGCCGCGAAGACCGGGTTGGTGAGGCTGGGAATGACCACGCCCAGGGTGCGCATGCGCAGGGTCTTCAGCGCCCGGCCGATCTCGCTGGGGCGGAAGCCGAGCTCGGCGACGGCCGTCCGCACCCGCGCTTCCACCTCGGAGCTGGTGGGGGCGGAGCGGTTGATGACGCGGCTCACCGTCGCGATGGAGCAGCCGGCGCGTTCGGCAACCGTGCGGATGGTGACGATGCGGGCCATGATCGATCCTGCGGCGGGCGATGCCGGATGACAACGCGAAACCGTTTTCAGGATCGATACCCACCCCACGCGACGGGCGTGTGACGGCGGGCCCAAAGGCAACAGCGGGCGTGCCGAGGCACGCCCGCTGCGGGGAAGGGACAATCAAGGGCGGCGAGCATCCCTTCCTTCGCGTGGCCTCACCGGGGCGGGAGGCGATCATCCTTCGGTTCGTGGGGCGGACCCATCGGCGGCGGGCCCATGGGAAGAGGCGGGGGCAGGAGAGGCGGGGGCAGGAGCGTCGGCTCGATGCGCGCCAGACGCTCCAGCTGATCCGGTGTCAGCCGCGCTTTCAGAACCTCCACCGCCTGCGCCAGCCGGACACCGGCCTGGCCGGCCTCTGCCACCCGCGCGGCAAAGGCCGAGGTCAGGGCGAAGGCATCCGCCGGCGAAGCCGCGCCAACCCGGTCGGGCGGCGGCGGGGCCACGGCGGGCGGACCGGGCGGCGGCGGAACCGCCGCCTGCAGCGCATCGGTGAAGTCGCGCCACGCATCGAGCTGTCCGGCGCGGATCCCGATCGCGGTTTCCGCCGAGGCGAGGCTGCGGGCGAGGGCCAGCGGACCCGGCGGCGGCCGGCGTCCATCATGGGGGCCGCGCGGCCCCGGCGGGCGGGACGCTTCTTGCGGGCGGGCCTCGGCCGAAGCTCCCTGCATCTCCAGCGCAGCCATGCGCACGGGCTCCTCGCCCGAGGCCTGCGGCAGCCGGTCCTGACTCTTCCTCATGGGCGCCGCGGGCGCGGCGAGAAGGCCCGCCCCAGAAGGGGGAGGATGAGCGCCCCGGCGAGGATCGCCTTGCGGAGTGGTGTCTGCGGCATCGAGTGCCTCCTCAGAACCGTTGATGGGGGCACTGTGGCGGGCGCAGGTTGCTGCCGAAGGTCTCCATATGTCCAAAAGTCACGGCAGCGCCCGGATTTGTGACGCAATGTTGCTGGACTGCGGTGGGCAATATTCGGATGCACGGCAAGCGCGCCGCGTCGGCCGGCTCCTTTATTCTCGAAGGCGCTGCGGCTTCGGCCGCCGGTCCAGGAAGCGGGAGGAGCAAGCGGGTGGAGGCGGGTGCGCACATCCTCGTCGTCGACGACGATCTCGAAATCCGCCGGCTGCTCGGGCGCTACCTGGCGGCGCAGGGCTTCCGGGTGACGACGGCGGGCGACGGGCGCGAGATGCAGGAGAAGCTCGCCACCCAGCGCATCGACCTGGTGGTGCTCGACCTCATGCTGCCCGACGCCTCCGGGCTCGACCTGTGCCGCGGCCTCCAGGCCGGCCCGCGCACGCCGGTGATCCTGCTGACCGCCCTCAAGGAGGACGTGGACCGTATCATCGGCCTCGAGATCGGCGCCGACGACTATCTCGGCAAGCCCTTCAACCCGCGCGAACTGGTGGCGCGCATCCGCGCCGTGCTGCGCCGCTCCGGCCCGCCGGAGGCGACGCCCGCCGATACCCGGGCCTACCGCTTCGCCCGCTTCCGCGCCGAGCCGGAACTGCGCCGGGTCACCGACGAGGCAGGCAGCGAGATACCCCTCACCGGCGCCGAGTTCGACCTGCTCATGGCCTTCCTGGAGCGGCCGGGGCGCATCCTGTCCCGCGACCAGCTGCTCGACATCACCAAGGGCCGCGAGGCCGGCCCCTTCGACCGCTCGGTGGACGTGCTGGTCAGTCGCCTGCGGCGCAAGCTCGGTGACCAGGGGACGTTCCAGATCCTGAAGACCCTGCGCAACGGCGGCTACCAGCTCGCGGTGCGGGTGGAACAGGAGGACGCGGTGTGAGAACCCTGCGCGCGCAGGTCACCGCCATCCTCGTGGTGGCGGTCCTGGTGGTGATCGCCCTCGCCAACAGCGCGTCCTTCTTCCTCTCCCGGCCGCCCGAGCTGCCCTTCGGCGGCATCGGCGCGATCGCCCGCCACGTCGCCGAGACCGCCGACCTGGCCGCCGCCGTGCCCGCCGGCACGCCGGCTCCCGGCCTCTCGACCGCCCCCCGGCCGGCGCGATCGCCGAGGAGCCCACCCGCCGCCTCGCGGAGGCCCTCGCCCAGAACGGCCGGAGCCTTCGGGTGCGCGTGGTGCATCCCGAGGGCGGCGGCCCGCTGGTGACCGCGGCCGGCCTGCCGGACGGACGCTGGCTGGTGATCCGGGATGCCGGTGGCCTGCCGCCGCTGCCGCCCGGCCCGCCCGGAGGCCCCTTCGGCTTTGCCATCTGGCTCACCTGCATGGTGGCGGGCGTGACCGGCGTGGTTGTCCTCGTCGTGCGGCGGCTGACCAAGCCGCTCTCGCTGATCGAGGAGGCGGTGACCCGCATCGGTCCGGACGGCGAGCCGCCGGTGCTGCCGGAGGAAGGCCCGGCGGAGGTCCGTGCCGCCGCCGCGGCCATCAACCGCCTGTCGGCCCGCCTCAAGTCGGCCATGGACAGCCGCATGCGCATCGTGGCCGGCGCGGCGCACGATCTGCGCACGCCGCTGACCCGCATGCGCCTGCGGGCCGAGTTCATCCCCGACGACGAGGAACGGGTCCAGTGGCTCGCCGACCTCGCCGAGCTCGACCGCATCGCCGACAGCGCCATCCGCCTGGTGCGCGAGGAGGTGGAAGGCGGGCCGGAGGAGGTGGTGCGCCTCGATGTGCTGGTGGAGGGGGTCGTCGCCGAGGTGGAGGAAGCCCGCTGCCCGGTCCGCCTCGTGGACGCCGAACCGGCAAGCGTGCGCGGGCGCCCGCTCTCGCTGCGGCGCGCGACGCGCAACCTGGTGGTGAACGCGGCGACCCACGGCGGCGGCGCCCGGGTGGCGGTGCGGCAGGACAACGGCCGCGCGCTGCTGCTCATCGAGGATGACGGGCCGGGCATTCCCGAGGCCCTCATGGGGCAGGTGTTCGAGCCGTTCTTCCGGGTGGACCCGGCGCGCCACGTGAAGATTCCCGGCGCGGGCCTCGGGCTTGCCATCGCCAACGAGATCATCTCGCGGCATGGCGGGCGCCTCGTGCTCGCCAACCGGCCGGGGGGCGGCCTGCTTCAGCAGGTGGAGCTGCCGGCGGTGACGCGGGACGGGGCCGGCGGCTGACGCCCCGGCCCGCGACGCACGGGCAGGGCCCGCCGGCTCAGGCTCAGGCTCAGCGGGTCGGCACCGGCTTCTCGCCGCGATAGTCGTAGAAGCCACGCTGGGTCTTGCGGCCGAGCCAGCCGGCCTCGACATACTTCACCAGCAGCGGGCAGGGGCGGTACTTGGAATCCGCCAGTCCCTCGTGCAGCACCTGCATGACCGCGAGGCAGGTGTCGAGGCCGATGAAGTCGGCGAGCTGCAGCGGGCCCATGGGATGGTTGGCGCCGAGCTTCATGGCCCGGTCGATGGAATCCACGCTGCCGACGCCCTCGTAGAGGGTGTAGATGGCCTCGTTGATCATGGGCAGCAGGATGCGGTTGACGATGAAGGCCGGGAAGTCCTCGGCCACCGCATAGGTCTTGTGCAGGCGGGTGACGAACTGCTTGGAGCTCTCGAAGGTGTCGTCGTCGGTGGCGATGCCGCGCACCAGCTCCACCAGCTCCATCAGCGGCACCGGATTCATGAAGTGAATGCCGATGAAGCGCTCCGGCCGGTCGGTGGAGGCGGCGAGCCGGGTGATGGAGATGGACGAGGTGTTGGAGGCGAGCATCGCCTCCGGCTTCACCACCGCGCAGAGGCCGGCGAAGATCTTGCGCTTCACCTCCTCCTTCTCGGTGGCGGATTCGATCACGAGATCGCACTCGGACAGGCCCTCGACCTTCTCCGCCGCAACGATGCGGCCGAGCGCCTCGTGCCGGGCCTCCTCGGTCACCACGCCCCTGGACACCTGCTTGGCCATGTTGCCGTTGATGGTGGCAAGGCCCGAGCGGATGCGGTCGGGATCCGCGTCGTGGAGGGCCACGTCATAGCCGGCGAGGGCGCAGACGTGCGCGATGCCGTTGCCCATCTGGCCAGCGCCGATGACCCCGACCTTCTTGATCTCGAGCGGCATGATTCTCTCGTTTTTCGCCTGTAAGCCGGGGGGAGAGCCGGCGCCCTGGTGGCCGCGGCCGGGATGCGCCCGGCCGCCTGCTCCTGATCCTATCCCTTCGCCTTGGCGATTTCCGCCTTGAGCTCGGGGATGACGGTGTTGATGTCGCCGACGAGGCCGTAGTCGGCCACCTGGAAGATGGGGGCCTCCTCATCCTTGTTGACGGCGACGATGACCTTGGAATCCTTCATGCCGGCCAGGTGCTGGATCGCTCCGGAGATGCCCAGGGCGATGTACAGCTCGGGGGCCACCACCTTGCCGGTCTGGCCCACCTGCCAGTCGTTCGGGGCATAGCCCGCGTCCACCGCGGCGCGCGAGGCGCCCACCGCCGCGCCCAGCACGTCGGCCAGGGGCTCGATCAGCTCGGCGAACTTCTCCCGCGAGCCCAAAGCGCGGCCGCCGGAGACGATGATCTTCGCCGCGGTCAGCTCCGGGCGGTCGGAGGCGGCGATGCTCTCTTCCACGAAAGTGGAGATACCGGGATCGGCCACCGCCGGGATGCTCTCGATGGCCGCCGCGCCGCCCTCGCCGGTGGCGGCGAAGGAGGCGGTGCGCACCGTGATCACCTTCTTGGCGTCACCGGACTTCACCGTCTGGATGGCGTTGCCCGCATAGATGGGCCGCTCGAACGTGTCGGGCGCCACAACCTTGGTGATGTCGGAGACCTGCATCACGTCGATGAGCGCCGCGACGCGCGGCAGCACGTTCTTGGCCACCGCGGTGGAGGCGCCGACGATCGCGTCATAGCCCGGCGCCAGCGCCACGATCAGCGCCGCGAGCGGCTCGGCCAGGCGGTGCGCATAGAGCGCGTCGTCCGCCAGCAGCACCTTCTCGACGCCGGCGAGCTTCGCCGCGGCGTCCGCCACGCCTTGCGCGCCCTGGCCGGCGACGAGGACATGCACCGGTCCGCCGAGGGCGGCGGCCGCGGTGAGGGCCTTGGCGGTGACGCCGTTGAGAGCCGAATTGTCGTGTTCGGCAAGCAGCAAGACAGCCATCAGATCACCCCCGCCTCGTCCTTGAGCTTCGCCACCAGCTCGGCCACCGAGCCCACCTTCACCCCCGCCTTGCGGCCGGACGGCTCGGCGGTCGAGAGCACGGTGAGGCGCGGCGCCACGTCGACGCCGTAGTCGGCGGGCGTCTTCTCGGCGATGGGCTTCTTCTTCGCCTTCATGATGTTGGGCAGCGAGGCGTAGCGCGGCTCGTTGAGCCGCAGGTCGGTGGTGACGATCGCCGGGCCGTTGAGCTTCACCGTCTGCAGGCCGCCGTCGATCTCGCGGGTCACCGCCACGCCGCCGTCCTCGATGGAGACCTTGGAGGCGAAGGTGCCCTGCGGCCAGCCGAGCAGGGCCGCCAGCATCTGGCCGGTCTGGTTGCAGTCGTCGTCGATGGCCTGCTTGCCGAGGATGACCAGGCCGGGGGCTTCCTCGCCCACCACGCCCTTGAGGATCTTGGCCACCGCCAGCGGCTCCACCACGCCGTCGACCTTCACCAGGATGCCGCGGTCGGCGCCCATGGCCAGCGCCGTGCGCAGGGTCTCGGAGGCCTGCGCCGGCCCGATGGACACCGCGATCACCTCGCTCGCCTTGCCGGCTTCCTTCAGGCGAAGCGCCTCTTCCACCGCGATCTCGTCGAACGGGTTCATGGACATCTTCACGTTGGCGAGCTCCACGCCCGACCCGTCCGACTTCACCCGGACCTTCACGTTGTAATCCACCACCCGCTTAACGGGCACCAGGATCTTCATAGAGGCGTGCTCCCCGTTCCCCGAAATTGCGACCGGCGGTCGAAAAATCGCCCCCGTCGCCGTGACTTCCGCTTATTCCCTGCGATGCAGCATTTCTTGCGGGCCGGCAACGTAGGAGGGGGCCGAAAGTGTGTCAACGCTCGCCTTTTGGCCCCGCCGGCCGGCTCGGCACGCCGGAGGGATCGCGATCGAACAGCGCGACGCCGGGCCGGCGCATCACCGCCACCAGCAGCGCGCCGCAGAGGAAGCCGCCGAGATGCGCCCACCAGGCGGTGTCCTGGTCCTGCGCGGCCAGGATTTGCCACACCTGGAGCGCGAACCATGCGCCGATGACCCAGTAGGCCGGCACCCTGAGCGGAATCTTCAGGAGGATCAGCGCCCACAGGCGGATATTGGGGTGGAGCACCAGATAGGCCGCGATCACCCCCGCCACCGCCCCCGACGCGCCCACGAGGGGCGTCTCGGACGAGGGATTGGAGAGAATGTGCGCCGCCCCGGCCAGCATGCCGCACAGAAGGTAGAAGGCGAGGAAGCGGGCATGGCCCATGGCATCCTCCACATTGTCGGCGAACACCCACAGGAAAGCCATGTTGCCGATGAGGTGCAGCCAGCCGCCATGCAGGAACATGTAGCTGACGAGGGTCAACGCCGGCGGCAGCCGTTCATAGCCCGGCGGGAGCATCGCCTCCCCGGTCACCACGGCGGGAATGGCGCCGAAGGCGAGGACGCCGGCCTCGCTCACCTCGCCGAACGCCCCGTGCTGGAGCACCACGAAGACGAAGACGTTCAGCGCCAGCAGCGCCCAGGTGACATAAGGGCGCACCACGTGCTCGAGCGGATTGGCGTCGGCGATGGGAACGAACATCCCGCAGGCATCCCGGCAAAGCGGGGCCGGCCCGGCGCGGCGCGCCCGGCCCTCGTCCCGCGCCCCCAGCTTAAAGGGTTTTCCGACGCGGTGGGCAGCGGTTCGCGCGAAGAAAACGCCGCATGCAGCAGGGGCACAGGGCGCCGCCGGCGCCGGCTACCGGTTCGCCCCCGGCACCCAGAGCACGTCGGCGGCGCCCCGCGCATTGGCGTAGCGGCCGGCGACGAACAGGAGGTCGGACAGGCGGTTCACGTAACTGATGGCCGGCCGGCCGACCGTGCCTTCCGCCTGGTGGGACAGCTCCACCATGATTCGCTCGGCCCGCCGGCAGATGGTGCGGGCGAGGTGCAGGTGCGCGGCGGCCGGGGTCCCCGCCGGCAGGACGAAGGAGGTGAGCGGCGACAGCTCGGCGTTCAGCGTGTCGATGTCCTGCTCGAGCCGCGCCACCTGCGCCGGCACCATGCGCAGCGATGCGCCGGGCGCCTCGTCCGCCGCCGGCGGCACGCACAGGTCCGCCCCGAGGTCGAACAGGTCGTTCTGCACGCGGGTGAGGATGGCATCCAGCGCCGCCTCCCCGGCCAGATGCAGCCGGGCGATGCCGATGGCGGCGTTGGCCTCGTCCACCGCGCCATAGGCCTCCACCCGCAGGTCGTACTTGGGTACCCGGGCGCCGGTGCCGAGGCCGGTGGTGCCGTCGTCACCGGTACGCGTGTAGATCTTGTTCAGCTTCACCATGCCCTGTGTCCCCCGCGCCCTGACTTAGCGGCCCATGCCCATGGCGAAGATGGTGATCATCACCAGGATGATCGCCAGGAACTGGAACAGCACGCGCAGCTGCATGAGCCGCTGCGAGCGCTGCGGCGAGCCGCCCGAGGCGAAGTTGAACAGGCCGAGGAACAGGACGCCCGCCACCAGCAGCAAAGCGAGCGGGATGAAGAGATAGATGGACCAGTGGAGCATGTCGGCCACCCCTTGGTGCGGACGCTTGATGCGGACCTTCGCGCAGCGCATTGGCGCGGTGCGCCGCCTCAGTTGAGGACGACGATGGCCGCGTTCAGCGTCGAGGCGTAGCACACCCAGGCGAGATAGGGCACCAGCAGCCCGCCGGCGGTCCGGTCCACCCGGAACGCCGCGCGCACCGCGAGCGCCAGTACGACGATGAGGACGGCGATGACGGCGAGGCCGGCGCGCGGCGCGTGCAGGCCGAAGAACACCGGCGACCATAGGGCGTTCAGCGCGAGCTGGGCCAGGAAGAGGCGGATGGCCGTGCTCCGCTGCTGCGACGGCGGCACGCGGTCCCACAGCCGGAACAGCGCCAGCCCCATCAGCAGATAAAGCACGCTCCAGGCCACGGGAAAGGCCGGGTTGGGCGGCGTCCAGGCCGGCTTCACGAGACCCTGGTACCAGCCCGGTATGGCCGGCGCCGTCACCGCCCCGCCCACCAGCGCCACCGCCGCCACCAGCAGCAGGCAGCCGAGCAGGCGCAGCCGCGCGCGGGCGCAGGGCGAGAGGGAGGGGGTGTGGATCAGGGACATGGCACGCACATGGCTGGCTCCGCCACCGTGATGCCCCGGACAAGCCCGGCCATGACGGCGGTGGAGGAAGGGCGCCGCTCGATCTGAATCTCGATCCGCGCTAGGTGGCGATGTGGCGGCTGATCTCGTCCACCGGCAGCTTCACCAGGTCCTTGGCGATCTCGCCGTCTATGCACGCCTTCACCTTCGCGCTCAACACCTCGCGCAGGGTGCCGAGGGCCCTGGGCGGGGCGACGAGAAGGATGCGCGGCGCCTCCCCCGCGCTCACCATCTCGCCCAGGCGCCCGGCGACCCGCCCGAGAAAGGCCACCTCGGCCTGCAGGTGCAGGTCGGTCTCCTCGGTCGCGCTGCGGGCGACGGTGGCGGATTCGTGCACCCGGCCGGGCCGGTCGGTGCCGAGCGCGGCAGTGCTGGGGTGAGGCTCAGCGAAGCTTTCCAGCACCGTGAGGCGCGGCGCCGTCGCGACGCCCAGGTCGGCCAGCACGACGGCCTTGGCGCCGTCACACACCACCACGAGGCGGTGCGCCTTGTCGTACTTCGTCATCCGAGCCTCCTTGTTCTGTTGGTTTCAGCATTGCACCGACTGCGCGCCCCGCCTTGACCGGGGTCAAGCGACCCACGCCGCCCGCCTGCGACGGAGTGCGCCGCCGGCCTGTGTTGCCTTGCGGGAGGGGGCATGAGAGCATTGAAATTCAGCGTTTTCCGGGCGGCGCATCCGCCCGGTGAAGGCCGGCCGCCGGCAGCGGCCGGGAAAGGGGTTCGCGATGCCTTTCCTCGTCAGATTCCTGGTGCGGCACGCCGGGATCGGCGTCGGCGTGGCCGCGATCTTCGTCGCGCTCCTCGTCGTCCTCGACGTGGCCCACCTCGGCACGCTCCTCGCCACCTCGCCGGACGGCCTGCTTGCGGTTGGGGTGCTCACGTTCGCCCTCGGCCTCACCTTCGGGAGCGTGCAGATGGGCTTTGCCGTGATGCTCCTCGGCGCCCGCGACGAGCCCCCGTCCGGCCGGGGCAGCCGGCTGACGCGGCTGGTGCCGCGCCACGCCCGCGTGACCGCCGGCCGCTGAAGAGCCGGCAGGGCGCGCGCCGCCCGGCGCCGGGAGCCGGAAGCGGCGGGCCGGGATGGGCCGGAGAGGGCGCCTGGCACCATTTCACCCGCAGCGGTCCGGTGATATAGGAACGTTCTAATAAAATGACGGCGGGCCGGGTTTCCACCGCCCGCACAACGCCCGGATCGCCATGACCGTCCCACCGTCACTCGACGCGGCGCTCTCCCCGCCGCGCGTCGGCCTGTTCTGCACCTGCCTCGTGGACACCATCCGTCCCTCGGTGGGATTTGCGGCGGCAAAGCTGCTGGAGGAAGCCGGCTGCGAGGTGGAGGTCCCGCTCCAGACCTGCTGCGGCCAGCCCGCCTTCAATTCCGGCGACCGCGCCACGTCCCGCGCGCTGGCCGAGCAGGTGATCTCGGCCTTCGAGAATTTCGACTATGTGGTCGCCCCTTCCGGGTCCTGCGCCGGCATGATCAAGGCCCACTATCCGGAGCTCTTCACCGGCGAGCCCGACTGGACCGGCCGGGTGGACCGCTTCTGCGCCAAGGTGTTCGAGCTCGTCTCCTTCCTGGTGGACGTGCGCGGCGTGACCCATGTGGACGCAGCTTACCCTGGCACCGCCACCTATCACGACAGCTGCTCGGGCCTGCGCGAGCTGGGCGTGAAGGGGCAGCCGCGCCGGCTGCTGGCCTCGGTGGACGGCCTCGCTCTGG
This window contains:
- a CDS encoding host attachment protein, whose protein sequence is MTKYDKAHRLVVVCDGAKAVVLADLGVATAPRLTVLESFAEPHPSTAALGTDRPGRVHESATVARSATEETDLHLQAEVAFLGRVAGRLGEMVSAGEAPRILLVAPPRALGTLREVLSAKVKACIDGEIAKDLVKLPVDEISRHIAT
- a CDS encoding ATP-binding protein, with the translated sequence MRVVHPEGGGPLVTAAGLPDGRWLVIRDAGGLPPLPPGPPGGPFGFAIWLTCMVAGVTGVVVLVVRRLTKPLSLIEEAVTRIGPDGEPPVLPEEGPAEVRAAAAAINRLSARLKSAMDSRMRIVAGAAHDLRTPLTRMRLRAEFIPDDEERVQWLADLAELDRIADSAIRLVREEVEGGPEEVVRLDVLVEGVVAEVEEARCPVRLVDAEPASVRGRPLSLRRATRNLVVNAATHGGGARVAVRQDNGRALLLIEDDGPGIPEALMGQVFEPFFRVDPARHVKIPGAGLGLAIANEIISRHGGRLVLANRPGGGLLQQVELPAVTRDGAGG
- a CDS encoding response regulator, whose protein sequence is MEAGAHILVVDDDLEIRRLLGRYLAAQGFRVTTAGDGREMQEKLATQRIDLVVLDLMLPDASGLDLCRGLQAGPRTPVILLTALKEDVDRIIGLEIGADDYLGKPFNPRELVARIRAVLRRSGPPEATPADTRAYRFARFRAEPELRRVTDEAGSEIPLTGAEFDLLMAFLERPGRILSRDQLLDITKGREAGPFDRSVDVLVSRLRRKLGDQGTFQILKTLRNGGYQLAVRVEQEDAV
- a CDS encoding 3-hydroxybutyryl-CoA dehydrogenase, translating into MPLEIKKVGVIGAGQMGNGIAHVCALAGYDVALHDADPDRIRSGLATINGNMAKQVSRGVVTEEARHEALGRIVAAEKVEGLSECDLVIESATEKEEVKRKIFAGLCAVVKPEAMLASNTSSISITRLAASTDRPERFIGIHFMNPVPLMELVELVRGIATDDDTFESSKQFVTRLHKTYAVAEDFPAFIVNRILLPMINEAIYTLYEGVGSVDSIDRAMKLGANHPMGPLQLADFIGLDTCLAVMQVLHEGLADSKYRPCPLLVKYVEAGWLGRKTQRGFYDYRGEKPVPTR
- a CDS encoding electron transfer flavoprotein subunit alpha/FixB family protein, translating into MAVLLLAEHDNSALNGVTAKALTAAAALGGPVHVLVAGQGAQGVADAAAKLAGVEKVLLADDALYAHRLAEPLAALIVALAPGYDAIVGASTAVAKNVLPRVAALIDVMQVSDITKVVAPDTFERPIYAGNAIQTVKSGDAKKVITVRTASFAATGEGGAAAIESIPAVADPGISTFVEESIAASDRPELTAAKIIVSGGRALGSREKFAELIEPLADVLGAAVGASRAAVDAGYAPNDWQVGQTGKVVAPELYIALGISGAIQHLAGMKDSKVIVAVNKDEEAPIFQVADYGLVGDINTVIPELKAEIAKAKG
- a CDS encoding (Fe-S)-binding protein, with amino-acid sequence MTVPPSLDAALSPPRVGLFCTCLVDTIRPSVGFAAAKLLEEAGCEVEVPLQTCCGQPAFNSGDRATSRALAEQVISAFENFDYVVAPSGSCAGMIKAHYPELFTGEPDWTGRVDRFCAKVFELVSFLVDVRGVTHVDAAYPGTATYHDSCSGLRELGVKGQPRRLLASVDGLALVEMQDADTCCGFGGTFCVKYPDVSNAIVEKKTTNIVASGADTLIAGDLGCLMNMAGKLQREGRAVAVRHVAEVLAGMGAEPALGMPATVEARAETARAKR
- a CDS encoding TspO/MBR family protein; the encoded protein is MSLIHTPSLSPCARARLRLLGCLLLVAAVALVGGAVTAPAIPGWYQGLVKPAWTPPNPAFPVAWSVLYLLMGLALFRLWDRVPPSQQRSTAIRLFLAQLALNALWSPVFFGLHAPRAGLAVIAVLIVVLALAVRAAFRVDRTAGGLLVPYLAWVCYASTLNAAIVVLN
- a CDS encoding electron transfer flavoprotein subunit beta/FixA family protein; translated protein: MKILVPVKRVVDYNVKVRVKSDGSGVELANVKMSMNPFDEIAVEEALRLKEAGKASEVIAVSIGPAQASETLRTALAMGADRGILVKVDGVVEPLAVAKILKGVVGEEAPGLVILGKQAIDDDCNQTGQMLAALLGWPQGTFASKVSIEDGGVAVTREIDGGLQTVKLNGPAIVTTDLRLNEPRYASLPNIMKAKKKPIAEKTPADYGVDVAPRLTVLSTAEPSGRKAGVKVGSVAELVAKLKDEAGVI
- a CDS encoding substrate-binding domain-containing protein; translated protein: MARIVTIRTVAERAGCSIATVSRVINRSAPTSSEVEARVRTAVAELGFRPSEIGRALKTLRMRTLGVVIPSLTNPVFAASVAGMEGEARRRGHTLLLTATDYEPGREAELVETLVAQNVAGLLLTVADADHNPTLDLLDAEGIAYVLIHNEPAADARAAVCVDNAAATHALTGAMIAAGHRRIAYLAGRFSTSDRSRRRHEGYRAAMEAAGLAPEAPVELDYLGDAPSHAAALAGLFAGAGRPTAALCSNDLLALSVAGALRELGLAVPRDVSLAGFDGIALGRAMNPSLATVDTPTRRMGERAVEMLFAMLEEGEGPRVERLPFTLRPGGTLAAAPKRAVPRNPPSPPTPNPRG
- a CDS encoding rhomboid family intramembrane serine protease, which produces MFVPIADANPLEHVVRPYVTWALLALNVFVFVVLQHGAFGEVSEAGVLAFGAIPAVVTGEAMLPPGYERLPPALTLVSYMFLHGGWLHLIGNMAFLWVFADNVEDAMGHARFLAFYLLCGMLAGAAHILSNPSSETPLVGASGAVAGVIAAYLVLHPNIRLWALILLKIPLRVPAYWVIGAWFALQVWQILAAQDQDTAWWAHLGGFLCGALLVAVMRRPGVALFDRDPSGVPSRPAGPKGER
- a CDS encoding cob(I)yrinic acid a,c-diamide adenosyltransferase → MVKLNKIYTRTGDDGTTGLGTGARVPKYDLRVEAYGAVDEANAAIGIARLHLAGEAALDAILTRVQNDLFDLGADLCVPPAADEAPGASLRMVPAQVARLEQDIDTLNAELSPLTSFVLPAGTPAAAHLHLARTICRRAERIMVELSHQAEGTVGRPAISYVNRLSDLLFVAGRYANARGAADVLWVPGANR
- a CDS encoding twin transmembrane helix small protein produces the protein MLHWSIYLFIPLALLLVAGVLFLGLFNFASGGSPQRSQRLMQLRVLFQFLAIILVMITIFAMGMGR